The DNA window GCCGGTTGCGTTTTCGCGCGCAGAGTTCAGCGAGCGCTTCGCTGCCAGTGCGGCGATCTACAGACGGTTGCCGACTTCGCGGCCAGCTCTGGATTGAAGGTCGAGCGCGCCCATGCAAACAGCGGCAATGTGATCCTGGAAGGAACCGTGCAGCAGTGCGAGGCGGCGTTTCAGGTCAGCTTGCGTGAGTACGTGCATGGCACGATGCGTTATCGCGGCCGCACCGGCCCGGTGTCGATTCCACAGGCGCTCGATGGCATCGTCACCGCCGTGCTTGGGCTGGATGCGCGTCCATAGGCGCAGACCTTGCCAAGTGCACCGACGCCGGCACCCGCACCATCGGCCCCCGCATCGCCCTCGTCCACCGGTAGTGGCGACGGTCCGACCATGCAATACACACCCTCGCAGCTGGCGCAGTTGTACGGCTTCCCCGAGCATGACTGACACGGCCAATGCATCGGCATCATCGTGCTGGGCGGCGGCTATGCGCGCGAGCAGATGGCCGCCTACTCGCACCGATTGCGGTGTTGCAAGGATAGATCTGCAACCGGTACGGTATTTGTTATTGGTCGGCGCCGATGACAAACAACGGGTCGGGACTGGCGGGCTTGCCATTCCCATCGATCACCCACGCGCCCCAATGGGGTGCAGAAAATGTGCCGGCGCGGACGTTGACATCCTTCGTTTCCACGCCTGTAAAAGCAATGAAATAGTCTTTGATCGCAACGCCCAGCGAGCCGTCATTACACCAGACCAGGGAGGTGTGTCCTGGCTTACCTGGACCTTTGATTGGTCCGATGATGCGCAACTCATAGCGGCACCCCGCTGCCAAGGCCAGACATTTGTCAGAGGCCAGCCAATGGAACTCGGCACCTTTCGATAGCGGTATCGCGGCCGGCTCGACATCGGCCCTATCGCTGACGTCCGCGCGCAAATACCAATGACCGTTGGCGGTGAATACTGCGCCTGGTTGAAGCTCTATTGCTGTGGCGAGGGTTAGGGCAGTTGCTTTGATCGGCATGCATTGCTCCTTGTTTGGTTGTCGTGTCGTGGCCGACGCTCATGCACCGGCAACAGCACCGGCAACAGCGGTGCGGGCAGGCTTGCGGGTACGCGACAGGCCAGGCAATTTCAACTGCACCCGATCGCTGGGCAGGATCTTGGTGGCGCGGGTGGCCACCGTCGCCGCGCCGGCCGGTTTCTTGGCCGGCTTGGCGGGTTTGGCCTGGCGCTGGATCTTGGCTAACTCCTTGAGCGCGGCCGGGCGGCCACGTCGGTAGACCTTGGGCGCGTGCACGTAGTTGGCTGGCAGCACCTCGAACACGGTTACGCCCAGCGCCAGCAGCTGGGCGGCGGCGGTGTCGAGCGAGGCAAACACGCGCGGGGTGCCGCGCTGGCCGGTCAGTTGCTTCGGTTTGGCCCACTCGCACCATCACCGCGTAGCCGCCGACCTGGCCGACCAGCTGCACGGTGCGCAGCACGCCGGCACTGGCGAGGGCGGCGAGGGTGGTGATGGACATGGGGGATGTCATGATCGACCTATCAAACATGGATTTTTGATGGCCGATCATTCAATACCGCCCTGCAAGCACTATCGCGGCGAGGGGCCTGGCGCACATAAGTGCCAATTCCACGCAGTAGCAATGGCCTGCTACCGAACATGAACCCAAAGTAGTCCAGATGTTGCATCACCCGGGCGCATCCGTTACAGTCTCCCCACTACTCCTCCCCTGTCGCCCCATTCAGTTGGGTAACGGCTTGGGACGAAAAAACCGCCGCAAGGCGGTTTTTTCATGTCTGCAGGAAGCTCCTCGTGACAACCGACAAAGCGACTGCCGTCTACATCGATGGCTACAACTTGTACTACGGGCGCATCCGTGGGACCGCATTTAAGTGGCTCGATGTTGTCGCTCTGTTTGATCGCCTCCTGCGTGACCAAGATCCGACTACCAATCTTCTGCACGTGCGATATTTCACAGCTCCGGCGCTGGGCAGGTTTGCGACTAACAAGGATGCATCGGAAATCGCGCAATCAGCTTACCTGCGTGCGTTAGAACACACCCACCCGCAACGATTCACCAAGACGTTAGGTAAGCATAGCTTGGACAAAGCAGGGACTCTTTTACCTGAGTTTGTCAGGGGTCAACCTTATGATCGAGCGCGCCGGGTCCGGGTCTGGAAGCTAGAAGAGAAGCAGACAGATGTGAATCTGGCACTTGCCATGTATCGCGATGCCGCGTCTGCCCGCTACCAGCAACTGGTCGTATGCTCCAACGATAGCGATATCGAGCCGGTCCTTGCGGCTATCGGCGAGGACTTCCCAACGATCGTCTTAGGCGTCGTAACTCCACGCAGACCGACGGTCGATGGTGAGACGGACAGAAGAGTAAGCGTCTCGCTTTCGAGCCGAGCTGACTGGACACGTCAGTACATTTTGGATGATGAGCTAGCGGCCGCCCAGCTACCGACACGAGTTCGGAAGCCCGGCAGGTCAATCGATAAGCCTGAGCACTGGTGACGCAACGCTTGCGAGCAAGTATATGTACCAAGAGGCCTGACAGCCCGGACGACCGGGTTGCCGACACTTGAAATGCGATGGGGCGCAACAGGTGCTTGACGCTTTTGGAGCAGAGTTCCCTTTGAGCGAACAATCAGCC is part of the Xanthomonas fragariae genome and encodes:
- a CDS encoding NYN domain-containing protein, with protein sequence MTTDKATAVYIDGYNLYYGRIRGTAFKWLDVVALFDRLLRDQDPTTNLLHVRYFTAPALGRFATNKDASEIAQSAYLRALEHTHPQRFTKTLGKHSLDKAGTLLPEFVRGQPYDRARRVRVWKLEEKQTDVNLALAMYRDAASARYQQLVVCSNDSDIEPVLAAIGEDFPTIVLGVVTPRRPTVDGETDRRVSVSLSSRADWTRQYILDDELAAAQLPTRVRKPGRSIDKPEHW